From the Cryptomeria japonica chromosome 2, Sugi_1.0, whole genome shotgun sequence genome, one window contains:
- the LOC131060521 gene encoding protein PIN-LIKES 2: MASYMLSVGKEIAGNPGNLMSSVVPLLKLLCLSSIGLVLAHPKMKLIPRETFELLSKLVFALFLPCLIFTELGKSVTLENMREWWFIPVNVMISTAIGCILGYLVALICRPPPQFFRFTVVMTGFGNTGNLPIAIIGSVCHTNDHPFGQHCNTTGVAYVSFAQWVAVILVYTFVYHMLEPPEEFYEIVPEDGEIEREEISDATVPLLFEAEWPGMHHKETEHCKTPFIARIFRSMSGNVEYNSAELGRHEEEGLAEGGSPKSVRCLMEPKVVRKVRIVAERTPIQHILQPPTIASLLAIIVGMVPQLRSFLFQEDAPLSFFTDSLQIMAAAMVPSVMLVLGGLFAEGPVKSELGIRTTIGIIFTRLVLLPIVGIGVVALAGKLNIVVSGDKMFTFVLLLQYTTPSAILLGAMASLRGYGPKEASALLFWQHIFALFSLSIYVTVYFKLLNFV, translated from the coding sequence ATGGCTTCTTATATGCTATCTGTAGGTAAAGAAATTGCTGGTAACCCGGGCAATTTGATGAGCTCTGTAGTGCCCTTATTGAAACTTTTATGCCTGAGTAGCATAGGGCTAGTACTTGCACATCCTAAAATGAAATTGATCCCCAGAGAGACCTTTGAACTTCTGAGCAAGCTTGTGTTTGCCCTGTTTCTCCCCTGCCTGATCTTCACAGAGCTGGGGAAATCAGTCACCTTGGAGAATATGAGAGAATGGTGGTTTATCCCAGTTAATGTTATGATTAGCACAGCAATAGGGTGCATTTTGGGCTACTTGGTAGCTCTGATATGCAGGCCACCTCCTCAGTTTTTTAGGTTCACTGTTGTAATGACAGGATTTGGAAACACAGGAAACCTTCCAATTGCCATAATTGGATCTGTCTGTCATACTAATGACCACCCATTTGGTCAACACTGTAATACAACAGGAGTTGCTTATGTTTCCTTTGCACAATGGGTTGCTGTGATTTTGGTCTACACCTTTGTGTACCACATGTTGGAGCCTCCTGAGGAGTTTTATGAGATTGTTCCCGAGGATGGGGAGATTGAGAGAGAGGAGATTAGCGATGCCACCGTGCCTCTGCTCTTTGAAGCTGAGTGGCCCGGCATGCATCACAAGGAGACAGAGCATTGTAAAACCCCTTTCATTGCTAGGATATTTAGGAGCATGTCTGGAAACGTGGAGTATAATTCTGCAGAGCTGGGTCGTCATGAGGAGGAGGGGCTTGCAGAAGGTGGTAGCCCTAAATCTGTGAGGTGTTTGATGGAGCCGAAGGTAGTGAGAAAGGTCAGGATTGTGGCAGAGAGGACTCCAATACAACATATTCTTCAACCACCAACTATAGCATCCCTGTTGGCCATTATAGTAGGCATGGTTCCCCAGCTTAGATCCTTTTTGTTTCAGGAAGATGCCCCTCTTTCCTTCTTTACAGATAGCCTTCAGATTATGGCAGCTGCTATGGTGCCCTCTGTGATGCTGGTTCTTGGAGGATTATTTGCTGAAGGCCCAGTTAAGTCAGAGCTTGGAATCAGGACTACAATTGGTATTATTTTCACTAGGCTTGTGCTTCTTCCAATTGTTGGTATTGGTGTGGTGGCGTTGGCTGGGAAGCTGAATATCGTTGTTAGTGGAGATAAGATGTTTACCTTTGTGCTTCTTTTGCAATACACTACACCAAGTGCAATCTTGCTTGGGGCAATGGCTAGCTTACGGGGTTATGGACCAAAGGAAGCCTCTGCACTTTTGTTCTGGCAACACATCTTTGCTTTGTTTTCTCTTTCAATTTATGTGACAGTCTATTTCAAATTATTGAATTTTGTGTAG